A region from the Candidatus Paceibacterota bacterium genome encodes:
- a CDS encoding heavy metal translocating P-type ATPase, producing the protein MTTQILKVKGMHCASCASIITKKLSTLPHVRSVNVNYGNEKAKIDYDDSQVSVHSLNEEISKLGYSLVPEKDQINSEHNHTAMKGNELDELKHKTEFIIPVTLVVFGLMMWDILARTTTWMPNLPIPMELFNTISMVLATVALFWVGKPYLLGVTRFMKHRVANMDTLIGLGTLVAYTYSILVTLLPSLGTLLRVPEYTYFDVTIVVIGFITLGKYLEARSKKKTGDAIEKLLNLQAKTAIVIRDGKETEVKIDEVVHGDKIVIKPGSKIPVDGLVLEGNSFVDESMVTGEPIPIEKKNGDTVVAGTINTSGSFVFEAKKVGKETLLSQIIKMVEEAQGSKAPIEALADKISGFFVPIVLVIAFISLVVWLSVGSQFIGFSQAMSLGILSFVSVLVIACPCALGLATPTAIIVGVGKGARNGILIKDASSLEHLHKADTVVVDKTGTITIGKPTVVNIHNVSQLTEDDFIRIISSLESKSEHPIAHAITQYAQNKNISLVKPSNFSIIQGKGLKGVIDGTEYFIGNAQLIRELKISFDQNQLEQYTSEGKTPVLISTKNDFLGFVMVADEVKKESKEAIASLHKLGIKVIMLTGDDEKAAKYIASQVGIDEVIAHVLPQDKMDKIKALQAQGKIVAMAGDGVNDAPALAQANVGIAMGTGTDVAIESAGVTLLHGDISKLVKAIKLSKITMRGIKQNLFWAFIYNIVGIPLAAGLFYPVFGWLLNPIFAGFAMAMSSVSVVSNSLRIKAKKL; encoded by the coding sequence ATGACTACACAAATCTTAAAAGTTAAAGGGATGCATTGTGCGAGTTGCGCCTCAATTATCACCAAGAAACTTTCCACCTTGCCACATGTTCGATCCGTCAACGTAAATTACGGGAATGAAAAGGCTAAAATTGATTACGACGACAGTCAGGTTTCAGTTCATTCCTTGAATGAAGAAATAAGTAAACTTGGATATTCACTTGTACCTGAAAAAGATCAAATCAATAGTGAGCATAACCATACAGCAATGAAAGGAAATGAGTTAGATGAACTCAAACACAAAACAGAGTTTATAATCCCAGTCACGCTTGTAGTGTTTGGTCTCATGATGTGGGATATTCTTGCCCGGACAACGACGTGGATGCCAAATCTACCTATTCCGATGGAGCTTTTTAACACTATTTCAATGGTGTTGGCTACTGTTGCGTTGTTTTGGGTCGGTAAGCCATATTTGCTAGGGGTGACCAGGTTTATGAAACACAGAGTTGCAAACATGGACACACTTATCGGTCTCGGTACACTTGTTGCATACACATATAGCATTCTCGTCACACTTCTACCTTCTCTTGGTACATTACTGCGTGTTCCTGAGTACACATACTTTGACGTCACTATTGTCGTTATTGGTTTTATAACACTTGGTAAATATCTTGAGGCACGATCAAAAAAGAAGACTGGCGATGCTATTGAAAAATTGTTAAATCTCCAAGCAAAAACAGCCATTGTCATTCGTGATGGTAAAGAAACTGAGGTGAAGATTGATGAAGTAGTGCATGGTGACAAGATTGTTATAAAGCCGGGCAGTAAGATCCCTGTCGATGGATTGGTTCTTGAAGGTAACTCGTTTGTAGATGAATCAATGGTTACCGGTGAGCCGATTCCTATTGAAAAAAAGAACGGTGACACTGTTGTTGCTGGAACAATCAATACTAGCGGTTCATTTGTATTTGAAGCTAAAAAGGTTGGCAAAGAAACTTTGTTATCTCAGATTATAAAAATGGTTGAAGAGGCACAAGGGAGTAAAGCACCTATTGAGGCCCTTGCAGACAAGATCTCTGGTTTTTTTGTACCGATCGTTCTGGTTATTGCGTTTATCTCTCTTGTGGTATGGCTCTCTGTCGGCTCTCAATTCATTGGTTTTTCACAAGCGATGTCGCTTGGGATTCTCTCGTTTGTGAGTGTGCTTGTTATAGCTTGTCCATGTGCTCTGGGTCTTGCAACTCCCACTGCAATTATTGTTGGTGTTGGTAAGGGTGCCCGAAATGGAATCCTTATTAAGGACGCGTCGTCACTTGAGCATTTGCATAAGGCGGATACTGTGGTGGTAGATAAAACAGGTACTATTACGATTGGTAAACCTACGGTGGTTAATATTCATAACGTGTCTCAGTTAACTGAAGATGATTTCATACGCATTATCTCGTCACTCGAAAGTAAATCTGAGCATCCAATTGCACACGCAATTACACAGTATGCACAAAATAAAAATATATCTTTAGTTAAACCATCAAACTTCTCAATCATTCAAGGCAAGGGTCTCAAAGGTGTGATTGACGGTACTGAGTATTTTATTGGAAATGCTCAATTGATCCGTGAACTTAAAATTTCATTCGATCAAAATCAATTAGAACAGTATACGTCTGAAGGGAAGACCCCGGTGCTTATAAGCACCAAAAATGATTTTCTTGGCTTTGTTATGGTTGCAGATGAGGTGAAGAAAGAATCAAAAGAAGCAATTGCGAGTCTGCATAAACTTGGAATAAAAGTAATTATGCTTACTGGTGATGACGAGAAGGCAGCAAAATATATAGCTTCTCAGGTTGGAATTGATGAAGTAATTGCCCACGTGTTGCCGCAGGATAAGATGGATAAAATTAAAGCACTGCAGGCACAGGGGAAAATTGTAGCAATGGCTGGAGACGGTGTGAATGATGCGCCAGCACTTGCCCAGGCAAATGTTGGTATCGCCATGGGGACAGGAACGGATGTGGCAATTGAATCTGCCGGTGTAACACTTCTCCATGGGGATATTTCTAAACTTGTAAAAGCTATTAAACTCTCGAAGATCACCATGCGGGGGATTAAGCAGAACCTCTTCTGGGCGTTTATCTATAACATTGTTGGAATTCCACTTGCTGCTGGTTTGTTTTATCCCGTCTTTGGGTGGTTATTAAATCCGATATTTGCTGGATTTGCTATGGCTATGTCATCAGTTTCTGTGGTATCAAACTCGCTACGGATAAAGGCTAAAAAATTATAA
- a CDS encoding DUF305 domain-containing protein has protein sequence MKVSIYLASGLVVVGVVLGVVFGYYLTPEYKTSMFEKNSMSLGQADRTFDLRYINAMISHHRGAMLLAEQLSKNTTRTEMKILSDNILNDEPKAIAELYTWKKEWYGDTKKVRDPIVANLGPAGDTFDIRFLNAIIAHHEAGIDMTKETRLKSSRAEILDNANAVETFLSNGLETLMGLRSAWYNI, from the coding sequence ATGAAAGTGTCAATCTATTTAGCATCAGGCCTTGTAGTTGTTGGTGTGGTTTTGGGTGTTGTCTTTGGGTACTACCTTACTCCAGAATATAAGACTTCAATGTTTGAAAAGAACTCTATGAGTTTGGGTCAGGCCGATAGGACATTTGATTTGAGATATATAAATGCCATGATTTCCCACCATCGTGGTGCAATGCTACTTGCAGAACAACTCAGCAAAAATACCACCCGAACAGAAATGAAGATCTTGTCGGATAATATTTTAAACGATGAGCCAAAGGCAATTGCTGAACTATACACATGGAAGAAGGAATGGTACGGGGACACAAAAAAGGTTAGAGATCCTATTGTGGCAAATCTTGGTCCTGCGGGTGATACGTTTGATATACGCTTCCTTAATGCCATCATTGCTCATCATGAGGCGGGTATAGATATGACAAAAGAAACGAGACTAAAATCAAGCCGAGCGGAGATATTGGATAATGCAAATGCCGTCGAGACGTTCCTTTCAAACGGGTTAGAAACACTTATGGGACTTAGAAGTGCTTGGTACAACATCTAA
- a CDS encoding metal-sensitive transcriptional regulator, giving the protein MKLEKEKLVRHLKIMEGQVRGLQEMIEKGTYCIDVITQASAVKQGLSNVEDKLLEHHLSHCLVNQIKEGKSAKATEEIIKVYRLKRK; this is encoded by the coding sequence ATGAAATTAGAAAAAGAAAAATTAGTTAGACATCTCAAAATTATGGAGGGTCAAGTTCGAGGTCTTCAAGAGATGATTGAAAAAGGTACATATTGCATCGATGTTATTACACAAGCATCTGCTGTAAAACAGGGCTTATCAAATGTTGAAGATAAGCTTTTAGAGCATCATCTTAGTCATTGTCTTGTAAATCAAATTAAGGAAGGAAAGTCTGCCAAAGCAACAGAAGAAATTATTAAGGTGTATCGCTTAAAAAGAAAATAA
- a CDS encoding MBL fold metallo-hydrolase, giving the protein MKTIVWILTILLLIIAAFYTLNTYIYNEKQAEPTVENHEVLSLRITPIGHATAVLEWENSRIIVDPVGTSSRLMGASSTDIVLVTDIHGDHLSTSTLERIVGEATLIVPKAVYDLLPTSLASRAQVLQNDETTSIQGFTVKAIPMYNLPESEDSRHTKGRGNGYIIERNGSHVYFAGDTDGTPEMRALTNIDIAFIPMNPPFTMDIEEAADAVLEFKPRQVYPYHYRGQDGLSDVNKFADIVQNANPDIQVVLLDWYSGI; this is encoded by the coding sequence ATGAAAACAATAGTATGGATTCTGACAATCTTATTACTAATAATTGCTGCGTTTTATACCCTTAACACATACATATATAACGAAAAGCAAGCTGAGCCGACAGTTGAAAACCATGAGGTACTTTCACTCCGTATAACCCCAATTGGACATGCAACAGCAGTGCTTGAGTGGGAGAATTCACGAATTATTGTTGATCCGGTTGGTACGTCATCAAGACTTATGGGCGCATCATCTACAGATATTGTTCTTGTGACAGACATCCACGGCGACCACCTCAGCACAAGCACATTAGAGAGGATTGTTGGAGAGGCAACACTTATTGTTCCCAAAGCAGTGTATGACCTACTTCCCACCTCCCTTGCATCACGTGCACAAGTTCTACAAAACGATGAAACTACATCAATACAGGGCTTTACCGTCAAAGCAATCCCAATGTATAACCTTCCAGAGTCAGAGGACAGTAGACACACCAAAGGACGAGGAAATGGATATATCATTGAACGCAATGGCTCACATGTATATTTTGCAGGCGACACAGACGGAACACCTGAAATGCGAGCACTTACTAATATAGACATAGCATTTATTCCGATGAACCCTCCATTTACCATGGATATCGAAGAAGCAGCTGATGCGGTATTAGAATTTAAACCTCGTCAGGTATATCCATATCATTATCGCGGACAAGATGGATTAAGTGACGTAAACAAGTTTGCAGATATTGTTCAGAATGCCAATCCAGATATCCAAGTAGTGCTACTTGATTGGTATTCAGGAATATAA
- a CDS encoding tryptophan-rich sensory protein yields the protein MNKLDWFKLLFLIVVCQSAGLIGSLATYPAIPTWYTSLEKPALNPPSWVFAPVWTTLFVLMGIAAFLIWKKGLARTDVKVALTVFIAQLILNTLWSIIFFGAQNTGLAFFELSVLWIAILCSIVLFARISKPAAWLLLPYILWVSFAGYLNFSIWYLN from the coding sequence ATGAACAAATTAGATTGGTTTAAGCTTCTATTCTTAATAGTAGTCTGTCAGTCCGCTGGATTAATCGGTTCACTGGCAACGTACCCAGCAATACCAACTTGGTATACATCCCTTGAAAAACCAGCATTAAATCCCCCATCGTGGGTATTTGCCCCGGTTTGGACGACACTCTTTGTGCTTATGGGAATTGCAGCATTTCTAATCTGGAAAAAAGGACTGGCACGAACTGACGTGAAAGTTGCGCTTACCGTCTTCATTGCACAACTTATCCTAAACACACTCTGGTCAATTATCTTTTTTGGAGCACAAAATACCGGTCTTGCCTTCTTTGAGTTGTCTGTACTGTGGATTGCAATTCTCTGTTCCATTGTTCTCTTTGCAAGAATTTCAAAACCAGCTGCATGGCTACTTCTTCCGTATATACTCTGGGTATCATTTGCAGGATACTTAAACTTTTCAATTTGGTATCTGAACTAG